The Desulfovibrio piger DNA segment CGTGTACCAATGACTCCAATGATGAAATCATCAGCATACCTAACGTAACGAAGCCTCCTATATTCAGAGTCAACGTGTAATCTGGAATTGATAACTCGCATTTTTTTCTGTATCTCTCGGCGTTCGCGTAGTATCTCCTTGCGGGCATCATTCAAAGGTTTGCCTTCTTTGAATTTCTGCCTAAGCTCTCTAAGCTCACGATTGATTATAATCATCTGCCTACACAGCTTTTTGTAATCGGGATTATCCTTTCGTCTTTCACCTTTGTTGAATTGGCAAATCATATCTTCCATAAACGTATCAAGTTCATGAAGGTATATGTTAGCTAATATTGGTGAAATGACGCCACCTTGTGGTGTCCCACTCCATGTAGCATTGTATTTCCAATCTTGAGCGTATCCAGCTTTGAGCATTTGACGAATAATATGAATTATGCGCTTGTCATCAATCTTCTTCTCCAGAAATTCAATCATCTTATTATGATTGATATTGTCAAAGAATCCTTTGATATCAAACTCAATAATCCACTTCGTTCCGTTCCAGACGTTTTTTACCTGTCGCAAAGCAGAATGACAGGATTTTCCCGGTCTGAATCCATGAGAATTTTCAGAGAAAATAGGCTCATAGATTTGCTCAAGAAGGATTCTGACCACTTCTTGCACCAGTTTGTCGTCTCCGGTTGGAATACCGAGAGGACGCAACTTTCCATTCTTTTTGGGAATGTATGTGCGCCGTACAGGTTTCGGACAATATTCACGCCTTGCCAACAGCCCAATCAAATGGTTCACCCTTTCTTCGGAGAACCCATCAAGCGTATTTCTATCTACGCCCTTTGTTATGGCTCCCTTGTTAGAGTATATGTTGGCATAGGCTTGCTTCCACAGAACTTCAGGGTTGGTCGCCAGCCTGAACAGGCCATTGACCCTTCTTCCACTCATGGAAACCTTTGCAATGGAATTCATAGCCTTTATCGTAGTTTCTGTTCGCATTAGCGCAACCTACTTATGACTTGTAATTCCGACATCCATAGCTCCCTTCCCCCACATATTTCCGGCTTTCGTCGCATTCCTGCTTTACTTATACCGTAATTGCGGACCGATTGGATACGTTCTGCCATTGTCATTACAACATGACTTTGGGTACTACGGAGCCTCCGTTGCCATACAGGTTGTCTTTTATAACAAACCAGCTTAGGCAATCCTGTGTTTATCTGTAAGTAAAGATACGTCATGGTTAGGTGCCCTTTTCGTCTTTTCATCCCTATTGGGAAGTGCCATGAGGCAGCAAATTATGACAGATAGAATGCCAGTCCATCATATACCTCATTACAACGTCTCAATCACCTTTTCTTCGTTGTTATAGAAACCAAATATTGCTCAGACTAGGGTTCAGGCAATTCAGCTTTCACCATACATGACTTGCACTTGCATAAGACTATGACCGGTGATTGTCATTCTTTGTGCCTTTTCCAGAGATGCTATGTTCACGTTCCGCTTTCGCAGTTTCAGCTTTTACAAGCACCGCTAACTCTGGCGTGCATGGAATCTATTTGCAATTCCAGGGTATTCAACCCACTTCCCTTACAAACTTACACAGCGCACCATTCAAGATTGGCCCAGTATTCGACGACTTCCCCCTGAATGCCGTCCACGGGCCTGCCGTCAAGACAGCGTCTGCCGGAAAGATCGGACAAGGCCGGAGGCGGCAGGGCCAGGTCCTTTGCAAGCTCCGTTCGTACTCCGGCCTCCACGGCAACACGATCCGACATCGGCGTTCCGGCCCGAAGCGACGACACAGGCAACACGAAAGAACAGGCAATCGCCAGTATGAACAACACATTACAGAGCGGATGCATGACTGGCCTCCTGAGATATTTGAAGAAGCTGGGGGATTCGCAGCTGCGCATTTTTCAGGGGAGGATTGGCAAAGAACATATCCCCGCGAACAATCTGTCCGTTGAAGATGAAATGTGCCTCGCCTTCGATCTGCTCCTGCAAATCCCGCAGGACGACGCGGTCTTCCATCTCCACCGTTGTGGCGTTGGCATCCCGATATTCAGGACTGATTTTTTCATCAATGCTGTAGCCGGTGGTGCGGAGAACAGTGCTTTGTCCGGCTTGTCCGCGCAGCAATTCCCAGGTTTTCTCGGCATCCTGCATCTTCATGAAGATTTTGACGCAGGTATTGGCAACCATCTGCTGCGCCCCCTTCTGGTCAGCTTCAAGGATGCCCGCATAATCCTGACTGGCCACAATGGCGGCGATGCCCAGCCCGCGTCCCTGAGTGAGGACAACTTCAAATCCGGGAGTGACAATGGCCGCATACTCGTCCACGATGCAGAGGTAAGGCCCTATGCCTATGGTATCTGTGGGCAGAGACTCCAGCACATCGGCGGCATTACCTTCGATACGCGCCCCAAGACCCACGGAACAGGCATTGCGAATGGCGGAAAGACTGATTTTTCCGAGGCTCTCAAGTTCGGCGGGAGCCTTTTCCAGAGAAGGCAGGGGAACAACCAGAATCCGGCGCTGCATGATGGCATCAGCAAAGTCCACTTCTCCATCTTCCACGCCATAGATATGGGAATAGGTATCCGTCAGACTGGCCAGCGTCTTGCCGAAATATGACTGGGCGTAGCCGAACTGCTCCGCAAAGGACGGCGGCTGATCCTTCAGCTCCCGTCCGGCAATCCAGCTGGTGCTTCCCAGAGCTGCCTGAATGGAGGCGCGGGATTCCTCGTCCAGCTCCGGGCGCATGGCCAGCTCTACGCACTTTTCCAGCGTCAGCGTCTCACGGAGGACTCTGGTGGAGAGCTTGATCAAGCCCTTGTCGCGCAAATCCACCAGCGCATACATGATGCCGGTGATCAGAGTCTGCGCCTTGTCGGCAAAGATGCTGTTTGCTCCATCCGAAACCGACATCAGGGAGACAAGAAGCTGGGTCAGGCCCTCGGCACTGCCGAATGTGAAGGGATTGTTCGTGTTTGACAGCCGTTCCGGCGTCTTATCCCGTGTTTTGCCGCTGGTGCTGTAGTTGAGAACCCGGAAATCATCGTCACGTCCCAGAAAACGCGCCATCTGCCAGAGTTGCACAGGGAGTTTGGCGCTCGATTTGGGATCGATGTAAAAAAGGCCGCTTCCTGTGGCCAGCGCATT contains these protein-coding regions:
- the ltrA gene encoding group II intron reverse transcriptase/maturase, translating into MNSIAKVSMSGRRVNGLFRLATNPEVLWKQAYANIYSNKGAITKGVDRNTLDGFSEERVNHLIGLLARREYCPKPVRRTYIPKKNGKLRPLGIPTGDDKLVQEVVRILLEQIYEPIFSENSHGFRPGKSCHSALRQVKNVWNGTKWIIEFDIKGFFDNINHNKMIEFLEKKIDDKRIIHIIRQMLKAGYAQDWKYNATWSGTPQGGVISPILANIYLHELDTFMEDMICQFNKGERRKDNPDYKKLCRQMIIINRELRELRQKFKEGKPLNDARKEILRERREIQKKMRVINSRLHVDSEYRRLRYVRYADDFIIGVIGTRKEAESVMLQVKEYINNVLLLEVSEEKTCIADANDGVRFLGYDIKTYTSTKTTKIAWGKGTCNRRTISEKMQLHIPSEKMFQYASKNGYGDMAIFRPKSRPALLRRSDVEILMTYNAEMRGLANYYSLAQGYKTALQRVIGLAQWSFFATLSHKHKSSIGKVARKMKLSAQSGYELKVNINGIPKSYRLFRLKDHEPPKIHNSNVDTPWDTTRFTMTRSELVQRLNANTCEYCGKTGGYMEVHHIKALKDVQGKKQLWQQMMCAMRRKTMVLCVDCHNELHRRDLPYWRAKARRHP
- a CDS encoding type IV secretory system conjugative DNA transfer family protein, with amino-acid sequence MTRKIRGLEDHETQERKQLLRDVRSPLQRLNDMLKLRQVQTGGLCAAGLCLVLFPGYAIPLFCVGMAFFAARRCAIPREHLPFRMPLGQRGKDWGDPLPGRRGYAAPEGIFFLGNRTQDGQELWLKAKDILTHCLLFGTTGSGKTETLVSLSYNALATGSGLFYIDPKSSAKLPVQLWQMARFLGRDDDFRVLNYSTSGKTRDKTPERLSNTNNPFTFGSAEGLTQLLVSLMSVSDGANSIFADKAQTLITGIMYALVDLRDKGLIKLSTRVLRETLTLEKCVELAMRPELDEESRASIQAALGSTSWIAGRELKDQPPSFAEQFGYAQSYFGKTLASLTDTYSHIYGVEDGEVDFADAIMQRRILVVPLPSLEKAPAELESLGKISLSAIRNACSVGLGARIEGNAADVLESLPTDTIGIGPYLCIVDEYAAIVTPGFEVVLTQGRGLGIAAIVASQDYAGILEADQKGAQQMVANTCVKIFMKMQDAEKTWELLRGQAGQSTVLRTTGYSIDEKISPEYRDANATTVEMEDRVVLRDLQEQIEGEAHFIFNGQIVRGDMFFANPPLKNAQLRIPQLLQISQEASHASAL